A section of the Brachyhypopomus gauderio isolate BG-103 chromosome 13, BGAUD_0.2, whole genome shotgun sequence genome encodes:
- the enpp2 gene encoding autotaxin isoform X2 encodes MLPLKLVLCAVSVLCGSRISLGFVVKRSGKHEPPESRTRSSSPQADVPWDSTSGSCKSRCFELEEAEQPNCRCDNLCKTYNSCCFDFDEHCLKTEGGFECSKERCGESRNEQHACHCSDDCLARGDCCTNYRTLCKGDTPWLQEECEEIKSPECPAGFVRPPLIMLSVDGFRASYMKRGSAVIPNIEKLRTCGTHAPYMRPVYPTKTYPNLYTIATGLYPESHGIVGNSMHDPVFDAMFTLRGKEKLNHRWWGGQPIWITSVKQGVKAGTFFWPVTIPLERRVLTMLQWLHLPDTERPYVYAMHSEQTDTYGHKLGPNSSELNGSLKEVDRVVGQLMDGLKQMNLHRCVNIIMVGDHGMEEAHCDRTEFLSSYMSSVDDIILIPGSLGRIRARQPNNPRYDAKAVVANLTCRKPEQHFKPYLKQNLPKRLHYANNRRIEEIHLMVERKWHVARKPPEAKRHPGKCGFSGDHGYDNKINSMQTIFLGHGPMFKFKTKVPPFESIELYNIMCDLLGLKPAPNNGTHGSLNHLLKSPIHKPSMPEETCKPIPSTPATAITDELGCTCDDKNKVEELNQRLRQVIDDSKNLPYGRPAVMYRTRYSVLHHADYISGYSEALAMPLWTSFTVPKQVEVATLTDALSNCVKPDGRVAAVHSQSCTGYRVAKQLSYTFLYPPQLASTPDARHDALLITNTVPMYPAFKRVWGYFQKTLVKRYASERNGLNVVVGPIFDHDYDGLRDSAEKIKQFSSGSMYIPTHFFIVATSCLDYTQTVDSCDGPLSTFAFILPHRADNNDSCNSAEDESKWVEELMKMHTARVRDVELLTGLDFYRRTTLSYGEILLLKTYLHTYESEI; translated from the exons ATGTTGCCACTAAAACTG GTCTTGTGTGCCGTCTCTGTCCTATGCGGATCCAGAATCTCTCTGGGGTTCGTTGTGAAGCGGTCTGGTAAACACGAACCACCCGAGTCTCGTACGCGCT CCTCGAGCCCTCAGGCGGATGTTCCCTGGGACAGCACCTCGGGCTCCTGCAAGAGCAGGTGCTTTGagctggaggaggcggagcagccCAACTGTCGCTGTGACAACCTCTGCAAAACCTACAACAGCTGCTGCTTCGACTTCGACGAGCACTGTCTGAAGACGG AGGGGGGGTTCGAATGCAGCAAGGAGCGCTGTGGCGAGAGCCGTAACGAGCAGCACGCCTGTCACTGCTCCGACGACTGCCTGGCCAGAGGGGACTGCTGCACCAACTACAGGACTCTGTGCAAAG GTGACACCCCCTGGTTACAGGAAGAGTGTGAGGAGATCAAGAGCCCCGAATGTCCTGCTGG GTTTGTCCGCCCGCCACTCATAATGCTGTCTGTCGATGGCTTCCGTGCCTCCTACATGAAGAGAGGAAGCGCGGTCATCCCCAACATCGAAAAACTGA GAACCTGTGGAACCCATGCGCCATACATGAGACCAGTCTACCCTACCAAAACGTACCCAAACCTGTACACCATAGCAACG GGCCTTTACCCCGAGTCCCATGGCATTGTGGGTAACTCCATGCATGACCCCGTCTTTGATGCGATGTTCACCCTGCGGGGGAAAGAGAAGCTGAATCATCGCTGGTGGGGTGGACAGCCT ATCTGGATCACCTCTGTGAAGCAGGGTGTGAAAGCAGGCACCTTCTTCTGGCCTgt AACGATTCCGCTGGAGAGGAGAGTGTTGACTATGCTGCAATGGCTTCACCTCCCTGACACAGAGAG GCCGTATGTTTACGCCATGCACTCTGAACAGACAGATACCTACGGTCACAAACTGGGACCCAACAGCTCCGAG CTCAACGGCTCTCTGAAGGAGGTCGACAGGGTGGTGGGGCAGCTCATGGATGGCTTGAAGCAGATGAACCTCCACAGATGTGTTAATATCATCATGGTTGGAGACCACG GCATGGAGGAAGCTCACTGTGACCGCACGGAGTTCCTCAGCTCCTACATGTCCAGCGTCGATGACATCATCCTCATCCCCGGCTCCCTTGGGAGAATCCGAGCCCGGCAGCCCAACAACCCCAGAT ATGATGCTAAAGCAGTGGTGGCTAATCTCACA TGCAGAAAGCCTGAGCAGCACTTCAAACCATACCTGAAGCAGAACCTTCCCAAACGCCTCCACTACGCCAACAATCGGCGCATCGAAGAGATCCACTTAATGGTGGAGAGAAAATGGCACGTGGCCAG GAAGCCTCCTGAGGCGAAGCGGCATCCGGGCAAGTGTGGTTTCTCGGGTGACCATGGATACGACAACAAAATCAACAGTATGCAG ACCATCTTCCTTGGACACGGGCCGATGTTCAAATTCAAGACGAAGGTCCCGCCGTTCGAGAGCATTGAGCTGTATAACATCATGTGTG ACCTCCTTGGCCTGAAGCCAGCCCCGAACAACGGTACCCATGGCAGCCTGAATCACCTTTTGAAAAGCCCCATCCACAAACCCAGCATGCCTGAAGAGACCTGCAAACCAATTCCTTCCACACCCGCCACAGCCATAACGGACGAACTGGGATGCACCTGTGATGACAAG AACAAAGTGGAGGAGCTCAACCAACGTCTGAGACAAGTTATTGATG ACAGCAAGAATCTTCCTTACGGCCGTCCGGCAGTCATGTATCGCACAAGGTACAGCGTCCTCCATCACGCCGACTACATCAGCGGCTACAGCGAGGCTCTGGCCATGCCCCTCTGGACCTCCTTTACTGTCCCTAAACAG GTGGAAGTGGCAACCCTCACCGATGCTCTGAGTAACTGCGTGAAGCCCGACGGCAGAGTGGCAGCAGTCCACAGCCAGTCCTGCACCGGCTACAGGGTTGCCAAACAACTCTCTTACACATTCCTCTACCCACCCC AGTTGGCCTCCACCCCAGATGCGAGACATGATGCTCTGCTTATCACCAACACTGTGCCGATGTACCCAGCCTTTAAAC GAGTGTGGGGTTATTTCCAGAAGACTCTGGTGAAGCGCTACGCCAGCGAGAGGAACGGACTCAATGTGGTGGTCGGGCCGATCTTCGACCACGACTACGACGGCCTTCGAGACTCGGCGGAGAAGATAAAACA GTTTTCCAGTGGATCCATGTACATCCCTACTCACTTCTTCATCGTGGCAACGAGCTGTCTAGACTACACACAGACGGTGGACTCGTGTGACGGCCCTCTGAGCACCTTTGCCTTCATCCTACCACACCGAGCAGACAACAACGATAGCTGCAAT AGCGCGGAGGACGAGTCCAAGTGGGTGGAGGAGCTGATGAAGATGCACACGGCACGGGTGCGAGACGTGGAGCTGCTGACAGGACTGGACTTCTACCGCCGCACCACTCTGAGCTACGGAGAGATACTCTTGCTAAAGACCTACCTGCACACATACGAGAGCGAGATCTGA
- the enpp2 gene encoding autotaxin isoform X1 produces the protein MLPLKLVLCAVSVLCGSRISLGFVVKRSGKHEPPESRTRSSSPQADVPWDSTSGSCKSRCFELEEAEQPNCRCDNLCKTYNSCCFDFDEHCLKTEGGFECSKERCGESRNEQHACHCSDDCLARGDCCTNYRTLCKGDTPWLQEECEEIKSPECPAGFVRPPLIMLSVDGFRASYMKRGSAVIPNIEKLRTCGTHAPYMRPVYPTKTYPNLYTIATGLYPESHGIVGNSMHDPVFDAMFTLRGKEKLNHRWWGGQPIWITSVKQGVKAGTFFWPVTIPLERRVLTMLQWLHLPDTERPYVYAMHSEQTDTYGHKLGPNSSELNGSLKEVDRVVGQLMDGLKQMNLHRCVNIIMVGDHGMEEAHCDRTEFLSSYMSSVDDIILIPGSLGRIRARQPNNPRYDAKAVVANLTCRKPEQHFKPYLKQNLPKRLHYANNRRIEEIHLMVERKWHVARKPPEAKRHPGKCGFSGDHGYDNKINSMQTIFLGHGPMFKFKTKVPPFESIELYNIMCDLLGLKPAPNNGTHGSLNHLLKSPIHKPSMPEETCKPIPSTPATAITDELGCTCDDKLRSKNRRQRAMKVAVVRDYNLESLWLCLLQNKVEELNQRLRQVIDDSKNLPYGRPAVMYRTRYSVLHHADYISGYSEALAMPLWTSFTVPKQVEVATLTDALSNCVKPDGRVAAVHSQSCTGYRVAKQLSYTFLYPPQLASTPDARHDALLITNTVPMYPAFKRVWGYFQKTLVKRYASERNGLNVVVGPIFDHDYDGLRDSAEKIKQFSSGSMYIPTHFFIVATSCLDYTQTVDSCDGPLSTFAFILPHRADNNDSCNSAEDESKWVEELMKMHTARVRDVELLTGLDFYRRTTLSYGEILLLKTYLHTYESEI, from the exons ATGTTGCCACTAAAACTG GTCTTGTGTGCCGTCTCTGTCCTATGCGGATCCAGAATCTCTCTGGGGTTCGTTGTGAAGCGGTCTGGTAAACACGAACCACCCGAGTCTCGTACGCGCT CCTCGAGCCCTCAGGCGGATGTTCCCTGGGACAGCACCTCGGGCTCCTGCAAGAGCAGGTGCTTTGagctggaggaggcggagcagccCAACTGTCGCTGTGACAACCTCTGCAAAACCTACAACAGCTGCTGCTTCGACTTCGACGAGCACTGTCTGAAGACGG AGGGGGGGTTCGAATGCAGCAAGGAGCGCTGTGGCGAGAGCCGTAACGAGCAGCACGCCTGTCACTGCTCCGACGACTGCCTGGCCAGAGGGGACTGCTGCACCAACTACAGGACTCTGTGCAAAG GTGACACCCCCTGGTTACAGGAAGAGTGTGAGGAGATCAAGAGCCCCGAATGTCCTGCTGG GTTTGTCCGCCCGCCACTCATAATGCTGTCTGTCGATGGCTTCCGTGCCTCCTACATGAAGAGAGGAAGCGCGGTCATCCCCAACATCGAAAAACTGA GAACCTGTGGAACCCATGCGCCATACATGAGACCAGTCTACCCTACCAAAACGTACCCAAACCTGTACACCATAGCAACG GGCCTTTACCCCGAGTCCCATGGCATTGTGGGTAACTCCATGCATGACCCCGTCTTTGATGCGATGTTCACCCTGCGGGGGAAAGAGAAGCTGAATCATCGCTGGTGGGGTGGACAGCCT ATCTGGATCACCTCTGTGAAGCAGGGTGTGAAAGCAGGCACCTTCTTCTGGCCTgt AACGATTCCGCTGGAGAGGAGAGTGTTGACTATGCTGCAATGGCTTCACCTCCCTGACACAGAGAG GCCGTATGTTTACGCCATGCACTCTGAACAGACAGATACCTACGGTCACAAACTGGGACCCAACAGCTCCGAG CTCAACGGCTCTCTGAAGGAGGTCGACAGGGTGGTGGGGCAGCTCATGGATGGCTTGAAGCAGATGAACCTCCACAGATGTGTTAATATCATCATGGTTGGAGACCACG GCATGGAGGAAGCTCACTGTGACCGCACGGAGTTCCTCAGCTCCTACATGTCCAGCGTCGATGACATCATCCTCATCCCCGGCTCCCTTGGGAGAATCCGAGCCCGGCAGCCCAACAACCCCAGAT ATGATGCTAAAGCAGTGGTGGCTAATCTCACA TGCAGAAAGCCTGAGCAGCACTTCAAACCATACCTGAAGCAGAACCTTCCCAAACGCCTCCACTACGCCAACAATCGGCGCATCGAAGAGATCCACTTAATGGTGGAGAGAAAATGGCACGTGGCCAG GAAGCCTCCTGAGGCGAAGCGGCATCCGGGCAAGTGTGGTTTCTCGGGTGACCATGGATACGACAACAAAATCAACAGTATGCAG ACCATCTTCCTTGGACACGGGCCGATGTTCAAATTCAAGACGAAGGTCCCGCCGTTCGAGAGCATTGAGCTGTATAACATCATGTGTG ACCTCCTTGGCCTGAAGCCAGCCCCGAACAACGGTACCCATGGCAGCCTGAATCACCTTTTGAAAAGCCCCATCCACAAACCCAGCATGCCTGAAGAGACCTGCAAACCAATTCCTTCCACACCCGCCACAGCCATAACGGACGAACTGGGATGCACCTGTGATGACAAG TTGCGTTCAAAAAATAGAAGGCAGAGGGCAATGAAAGTGGCAGTAGTGAGAGACTATAACCTGGAGTCACTCTGGCTCTGTCTCTTACAGAACAAAGTGGAGGAGCTCAACCAACGTCTGAGACAAGTTATTGATG ACAGCAAGAATCTTCCTTACGGCCGTCCGGCAGTCATGTATCGCACAAGGTACAGCGTCCTCCATCACGCCGACTACATCAGCGGCTACAGCGAGGCTCTGGCCATGCCCCTCTGGACCTCCTTTACTGTCCCTAAACAG GTGGAAGTGGCAACCCTCACCGATGCTCTGAGTAACTGCGTGAAGCCCGACGGCAGAGTGGCAGCAGTCCACAGCCAGTCCTGCACCGGCTACAGGGTTGCCAAACAACTCTCTTACACATTCCTCTACCCACCCC AGTTGGCCTCCACCCCAGATGCGAGACATGATGCTCTGCTTATCACCAACACTGTGCCGATGTACCCAGCCTTTAAAC GAGTGTGGGGTTATTTCCAGAAGACTCTGGTGAAGCGCTACGCCAGCGAGAGGAACGGACTCAATGTGGTGGTCGGGCCGATCTTCGACCACGACTACGACGGCCTTCGAGACTCGGCGGAGAAGATAAAACA GTTTTCCAGTGGATCCATGTACATCCCTACTCACTTCTTCATCGTGGCAACGAGCTGTCTAGACTACACACAGACGGTGGACTCGTGTGACGGCCCTCTGAGCACCTTTGCCTTCATCCTACCACACCGAGCAGACAACAACGATAGCTGCAAT AGCGCGGAGGACGAGTCCAAGTGGGTGGAGGAGCTGATGAAGATGCACACGGCACGGGTGCGAGACGTGGAGCTGCTGACAGGACTGGACTTCTACCGCCGCACCACTCTGAGCTACGGAGAGATACTCTTGCTAAAGACCTACCTGCACACATACGAGAGCGAGATCTGA